The Desulfonatronospira thiodismutans ASO3-1 DNA segment TTCTGGCCTTGAGGCTTTTGATCTGATCCTTGTAGGCCCCGGACTTGCCGCCTTCTTCCTGGCTCATTCCCAGCACTTCCTTGATGGAAGACAGAAGTTCCTCTTTACTCATCCCGGAAGCCCCGCTTATCTGGGGAATCTTGTCAATGCAGAGCTGGCGGAGCTCTTTGGCTGTCATTTTGTCCAAGGGTTTTTTCAGTTCCAGGTTGATTTCCTCGCTCACAGCGACCTCCTTGAAAATTATTGGTTTCAGGTTTTTTTATTAAAATATTCTACATACTTGGCATAACATCTGGCGATGGATGATCCCTCCGGAAAAGCATGCAGCAAACCTCCCAGCTGCTCGGGACGCCGGGGCTCAAGTTTTTGGCTGGTATTCTGCACTAAGGGAATATCCAGCGGGGTTCTGCCCATTAACAGTTCTATACGCAGGTTGTCAAAAAGAACCACCCCGCAGAAATCATTTATTCTTTTAAGCAATTCTTCCTGTTGAAAGGTAAGTTCCTGGATGATTATGGAATCCCGGGCCCCAAGGATCAATGTGTGCTTTTTCCTGCCAACGGGACTGGCCATATCAGCGAATTGCCCGCCAACAATCCGGCGCCAGTTTTCACAGATTCTGGTGAAAAGGTAATGCCTGCCTTCCGGGTCATTGCGCTGGAAAAACCTATCAAGCAAACTGTTTACAGGCTCCATAAACTTCACCTTAAAACTTTGAACCCACTAAGGCAACAGGAGAATCCGGAAGCCTTTCTGATGCGGAATCCGGCCCTGATTTTTCTGTTTACAGCCCCATTTAGCCAATGTATGAAGACGCTCAGCAAAATAAAAATCTGGCCTTAAGCCATAATGGAAGCCTCAACTTCATCCAGCATTTTTTTCTCATGTTCTTTTACAAGGCTTGCAGCCAGAAAATACGGGGTCTGGGGCTCGAGGCTCAGATCAAAGCTCTGGGTGAACTGATCTTCAAAAAGCTGTCTGACCTTGGGCGATACAGATCCCAGGTAAACCAGGTGGCTGGAAACATCCCAGACCACGTCGAAAACCGCCGGTACTGGGAGGGTTTTGCCCATAAGGGTCTGTTTCACTCTGTCTTTGATTTCCGCTTTATGGTCCCGGGTGACAATCTTCCTGCCCCTGGACTCCTGCTCCCGGCGGGCCTCTTCCAGGGCCAGGCGGAGATACTTTTTCATAACCGCAGGCGGAATGCGGCGAGTGTCAAGACGCAGTGCGAATGCCAGATAATGTCCCTTGTGCGGGCTTGCAGTGTGCCACTGGTTGTCCAGGAGGTCGTCAAAACACACCCAGCCGAAGCTCCTTTCGTCGCTGGTCTGGTCAATCTCCCTGAAAGCATTGCTCTTGAGCCGCTGGGGGACTTCACTTACAAGTTCATCCGGGACATTCTCCACGATGCGGTACCTGGTCAGACTGACGCTGGAACTGAGTATACCCAATTAAGACGCTCCTTATTTTATACTGTGCCTTATGCCTGTATGCAAGAAACCTATACTGCCCTGACTCGACCTTCAAGGCAAATTATTTTTGAAGCGCTGCACCGGGCAGAAGTGAAACCATGGACCATCATTCAACCTTACTCCTGGACAATTAAAATTTTATGTGCAACTATCTGTATTTATTTTATTTGTACACAATCTCAACTGCCTGCAGCCACCAAAAAACATATACTTGATAATCATTGACCTGTTTTCTTCAACTATAAACAATTGACTGACAACCCTTAACTTTAAAAATTATACCAAGGAATTAATAATGCCTCAATATCTCTGTATTCACGGACATTTCTATCAACCCCCGCGTTTTGACCCCTGGCTGGAAGAAGTCCTTCCCGAGGCCAGCGCCGCCCCGTTCCCGGACTGGAACCAGCGCATCAACAGGGAAAGCTATGACCCCCTGGGTGCCGCGCGTATCCTGGATGAACACGGCCGCATCGAGCGTATTGTCAATTGTTATGAATTCATAAACTTCAATTTCGGCCCCACCATCCTGCGCTGGATGGCCAGGCACAGTCCCTCCACCTATCACAAGGTGCTGGAGGGAGACCGCAAAAGCATCGAGCGCTTCGGTCGCGGCAACGCCATGGCCCAGATATACCATCACATCATCATGCCCCTGACCACAGACGAGGACCGGGAAGTGGAGATACAGTGGTCCATCCAGGATTTCCAGCAACGCTTCGGCCGCAGGCCTGAAGGTTTCTGGCTCTCTGAAACCGCTGTCTCCACCCCGGACCTGGAGGCCCTGGCCAGGGCAGACATCAGGTTTACCGTGCTGGCCCCCAGGCAGGCCAAAGCCATATCCGATTCCCGGGGCAACTGGCACGAGGTCGACGAAGGCACCCTGCCCAAGGACAGGCCATATCTGGTAAAATTGCCCTCAGGTCGGGAAGTCTCGGTATTCTTTTACGACGGACCTGTTTCTCAGGCCGTAGCCTTTGAAAATCTTCTTTCCGACGGGGAAGGCTTCTGGCAGCGAATCCTGGCCAACCACGACCAGAAGCTTCTAAGCCTGGCCACAGACGGGGAGTCGTACGGGCACCACTTCAAGTTCGGTGAAATGGCCCTGGCCTGGGTATTGAACAGGGCTCTGCAGGAAGACAGCCCCCTCTCCCTGACCAATTTCTCATCCTGCCTGGATAAACACCCACCGCAGCAGGAGGTCAGGATTCACGAAAAATCATCCTGGAGCTGCGTACACGGAATAGAAAGATGGCAGGACGACTGCGGGTGCAGCAGCGGTGACCACCCCGGCTGGAACCAGTTGTGGAGAAGGCCCCTTCGCAGATCCCTGAACGTAATCCGCTATTATGTTGATGAACATTACCGGCATTATGCAGGAGAGCTTTTCAGTGATCCGCGCCAGGCAATGCTTGATTACGGCAACTGCCTGAGCGGCAAAGTAGAGCGTGACGAGTTTCTGCGCAGACACCAGGCCCGTGATCTGGACCGGAACCAGAGGGCTGTAGCCCTTAAGTTTCTTGAAATGCAGCGCATGAGCCTGGCATCCTTTGCCAGTTGCGCCTGGTTTTTTGACGACCTGGGACGCATCGAGCCCTTGAACGCCCTCAGCTACGGTTCAAGAGCCCTGGAAATGCTCAAGGACCTGCAAGGCCCCGACGTGGAACCCCTTGTCCTGGAAGTACTGGAAGAGGCCAGATCCAACGATCCCGCCATAGGCGACGGAGTAACGATCTGGAAGGAAAAGGTTCTGCCCAGAAGAGTCAGGCCGGCCCACATGGCTGTCATGGGAGCATGCATGCAGGACCGGGAGTCATCTTTTTCCTTTCCCGGCCTTGAGTTCAGCACACGCAAAGAAAAAAACATCCTGCAGCTGGATTACAGCTGGACCTGCCTGCAGGAACAGGGCCAGGAGAAATTTGCCCTGGACCAGGAGGCGTCCCTGGACTGCAGGGTGCAGACCGGGGAAGGAAAGAGCCTTGGCATCAGGGACCTGGATAAAAAACTGCGGGACCTGATGCTTTTGAAACTGGACAGGCAACATGAACAAAAGGTTTTGTCAGACATGATACAGGCTGCTTCCATTCTCGGCAGACACAGGGAAAGCTTTTTCGAAACCGGCCAGAAAGAGCCCATTGCCGGAAGGGGCATTTTGTCCCTGGGCATGCTTATGCATTATCTCTTTTCCACAGAAGACCCGGATGACTGGTCCGCATTCTGGCAGGAAGTGCTGCAGAACAACCCTTACCTTGCTTTTTTACTCAAATCCATGCTGGAAAAGGAACTGGAAAGGCTCTGTTCTGAAAAACTGCAGATGTGGGAAAGGGCCGGCGAGATGATTCAAAGAAGCAGAAAGATCGGTATACACCCGGACATCTACCATCTGCAGAACAGGATATGGGAAAAGGGTCTGGAATCATGGGGAAAAAACACCCTGAAACTGTTTGATTTCAGGAGCTGATTAGAACAGGTGCATAAATGAAAAAGAAAAAACAGCAGAGCACTGAAGCAGTAAGCCCGGAAAGTTCAGCCTGGAGCGCCCCCCTGCTGCATGCAGCACTTCTTCTTGCCGCCCTGGGCCTTGGCCTGGACCTGATTGTACGCCGGACCATGGGTGTAAGCATCTGCCCCACCGAAGGTTGTCTTATAGTGGGAGAATACGTGCGCATCGGTGAAGAGAACCTGGTCCTCCTGGGATTTGTCTTTTTGCTGGTTCTCTGGCTGGCGTACTTCTTTGCCCGGCGTTACAACCGGGCCTGGCTTTGGGGTCTGGCGACAGTAATGCTCATGGGCGCCTTGTCCTTTGACGGAAGCCTCATGGGTTTTCAGTTCCTGGTGATTCAGGAACCCTGCCTGCTGTGCATAATAGTGGCCTGTTCCCTGTTTCTCATCCTGGCCCTTTTCGCCCTGGTGCGCAAAAAGGCCTTTTTGTTCCTTCTGGGCCTTTGCGTATGGATTGCCGGCGGTGCAGCCGGGAGTATCCTGCAGCCCCCTGCAACCACTGCAACAGACAGGCCGGACCTGGAAAATACAGCGGTAATCCAGTGGTCCCATACCGGGGCTCAAGACTGGCCCAGGTTTCACTTCTTTTTCAGCATGCACTGTCCCCTCTGCACCGAAATCATGCTGCATCTGGCCCAGGAGGGCTCAGAACCGCTGGATTACACCTGGAACTTCATCCCCCTGGATACAGAACCTGACGACCTGAAAAAAATAGCGGCCCTGAAAAAAATGGATCTCTCGGATAAAAACCCCTTCTATGAAATCCTGCTCATGGAACAGTACCCAGGGACCCCGGACGTGGAAATACCCGGCCACCTGCAGGAACTCATCCTCCAGGCCAGGTTCTATTTCCAAGTCCAGGGTTTCAGGGGAGTACCGATAACCATAGTACAAAAAGGCCCCGATGAGAAAAAGGTTCTCACCGGGGCCCAAGAAGCCATGCAGTATTTCCGGGACAAGGGCATCCTTTCCCGTTGACGCTCAGTTGATCAGTTGTCCAGCACCTCAGGGCGGACCATGTTTATATCCGCCCTGGAGCGCAGCATGGTGATATATGAATTAAAGACCTGCTGCCTCTGCATCTGGGCGTATGACTGCATCCACTGATCCTTTTCCTGTTCAAACTGCTCCATGTCCGGCTCTATATGCTCGTTTACCCGGGCCACGATGTAGCCTGCATCAGTTGACTTGACCTCTGGCAACCAGCTTCCCGTGTCCTGAACAAAGGCCTGCTCCGCAAGTTGCGGATTCATGCCCAGGCCAGGAATAAAACCCTGCCTGTCAAAAGGCTCGCTGGTGACCAGATCCAGTTCTTCCGGCTCTACTGCCTCGTCCAGTATTTTGTCCAGTTTGTCTCCGGCTGCTTTCTCAGCCATCTCCATCGACTTCTGCCGGGTAAGTTCCTCAACTATCTCGTCTTCCACCTTTTCAAGTTCCAGGCTCCTGGCTTCCCTCACCCCGGTTTTCTCGGCATAAAGATATCCATTGTCCAGCATAATGGGAGATTCTGTGACCTCGCCTTCCATGAGATTAAAGAGCCTGTCCAGGGCTTCCCCGGGCAGTTCCAGCTCCTCAGGGCCCTGCTCCCTGGAAAAATAGTCAGTTTCCTTCAGTTCCAGCCCCAGGCTGTCGGCGGCTTCTTTCAGGCTGCCTCCGGCCACCACGATCTCCAGGACATCGTCTGCATAGTCCCCTATCTGGTCCGCGGCCTTTTCCCTGCCGATCTTTCTGCGGATCTCGTCCTCTACTTCCTCAAGATCCGGGCTTGCAGCTTCCACGTATTCTTCCACCTTGATAAGATGCCAGCCGAACCTGGTCTGTACAGGGGAACTGACTTCTCCGGGGGTCAGATCAAAAGCGGCTTCTTCAAAGGGCTCAACCATCTCGCCGCGGCCGAATCTGCCCAGGTCTCCTCCTTCAGCAGCACTGGGGCACTGGGAATGTTCCCTGGCCAGTTCTTCAAAACTTTGGCCCATCTCAAGCTCTGCCAGGATCTGTTCAATCCTTTCCCGGGCCTGCTCCTGTTCCAACTCTGGTGCATCTTCTTCGACCTCCACGAGTATATGTCTGGCCTTAACCTCTTCTGGCTGCTCAAACTCACTTTGATGACTCTGGAAATAAGCCTCGACTTCTTCGCTAGAAACCCTTTGAGCCCCGGCCAGGGCGTCAGGGGATAGCTCCAGGTGGGCTATCCGGATTTTTTCCGGTTCCATGAACCTGTCCTGGTTGTCCTGGTAATACTCTTTGATCTGTTCCTCTGTAATGCTTACCTTGTCGTGGAACTCGTCTGCTTCGAAAAGCTTGTAATCTATCTTTGCCTGGGACCGTACATAATTGAAAAATTCCTGAACTTCATGCTCATTGGGTTTTGCAGGCAAAGACACATATTCTTCCATTTTTTCCATGAGCAGGTTGTGCCTGAAATCCCGCTCAAACTGTGAAGGCGTCAGCCTGTGGGAACGAAGCACCTGCTCATAGCGCTGGGGATCAAACCTGTTTTCCTCGTCGAAAAAAGCCGGCAGACTGGTGATCTCCTGCTGCAGTTGCTCCCGGCTGACAGACAGCCCCAGCTGGCTGGCCTTCTGGACCAGCAGCTTGGAGTTCACCATCTGATTAAATACCTGTTCCCTGAGCTGCATGGAGCGCATGTCCTCCCGGCTGAGCCCCGGATTCTGCTCCCGCATGGAATGAGCCGTACTTTCATAGGCCCTGGCGAATTCCTGTATGGATATGGGCTCGCCATTGATCACGGCCAGAGTTTCGCGATCATCTTCGGTGAAGCTGCCCACTCCCCAGAAAACAAAAACTATCACGATGACGCCAAACAGCACCTTGACAATCCATGACTGTGCATTGCGGCGCATTATATCCAGCATATCATTACTCCCTTATATTTGATGTAATTAAATTAAGACTAAAGTGGGCCATGCCCGCAACCCAAGAAATAAAGGAACCTTAACCGCCCGTTCGAAGACTCACTCAAGACGCAAAGGTCGCAAAGGAAGGCAGGAAGATTTTTTTCATTTGCCGGGTGTACGGCAAATGAAAAGGCAGCCTTGTCCAAAACCGTGTCCCAGTTTTGGACAATACACCTGCTTCGCGTCTTTAACTTTGCGTACTTAGCGACTTTGCGGTTCAAATTTTCTTGTTTTTTATGACTGGACTTCAGGAACTTTCACAGCAGACATAAACGCACATGAAATCAGGCCTTACCCTTTTTCCTCTCGCGCACCAGATTCAAAAGGCCTCCATATTTTATAATCTCCAACTCTGCCGGGGTCAAATCGTTTACGGCCTTTATTTTGTCTCCAGCGCCGGCTTCCAGAAAACATTCCCCCCCGGGGACAAGATCCGTGGTATTCACCCTGATTGCCTGGTCCTGTTCCAGCCTGTCGTAATCCTGTGGGTTGGTCAGTATAAGCGGCAGTATTCCGAAATTGATCAGGTTTGCTCTATGGATGCGGGCAAAGGATTTCACCAGCACCACCCTTACCCCCAGATATCTTGGAGCCAGGGCCGCGTGTTCCCGGCTGGAACCCTGCCCATAATTCTCCCCGCCCAGGATAAGTCCCTGTCCGGCCTGCATTGCCCGGGGCACGAAATCTTCGTCCAGACGCGAAAAAATGTACTCGCTTATGGCCGGGATGTTGGACCTGAGGGCCGTAACCTGAGCCCCTCCGGGCAGGATATGGTCCGTGGAGATATTGTCCCCGCACTTGATGAGTACCGGCAGGTCCAGGTTCTGGGGCAAAGGCTCGAACTGCGGCAGGGGGACAATGTTGGGCCCGCGGTATATCTCCCGTGAATCAGCGTCTTCAGGGAAGATAAACTGATCCCTGATGGAAGGCACGTTGTCCGGCAGGCTCGGCCGCGGCTGCGGCTCCCCCCATTTCTCCGGGGAGGTGAATGCGCCCTCCAGGGCTGTATGGGCCGCTGTCACCGGGCTTACCAGGTAAACTCCGGCATCCTGGGTTCCGCTTCTGCCCTCGAAATTACGGTTGAAGGTGCGAGCGCTGACCCCGCCGGAAACAGGTGATCCGCCCATCCCGATGCATGGCCCGCAGGCGCATTCCAGTATTCTGGCCCCGGAGTCCAGCAGTGGTTCCAGCAGGCCTTCAGCAGCCAGCATTTTAAGTACCTGCTTGGAGCCCGGAGATATAAGCAGTTCCGTATCTTCGGACACCTTGCGGCCTGCAAGTATTTTTGCTGTAATCTTCAGATCCGCATACGAGGAATTGGTACAGGACCCTATGGCCACCTGGTCCACCTTCCTGCCTTCCAGCTCCCTGACAGTAGTGCCCAGATCCGGCATATGCGGCCTGGCCGCCATGGGCTCTATACTGGAAAGGTCCACGAAAAGCTCCTGGTCGTATGATGCCTCCGGGTCGGGACCAAGTTCGGAAAAATCCCCTTCACGCTGCATGCTGCGCAGAAACCGCCTGGCTGTCTCGTCTGCAGGAAAAATCGAGGTGGTCGCGCCGAGCTCCGCCCCCATATTGGTAATGGTGGCCCGCTCAGGCACGGAAAGGTCTGCAACTCCAGGACCTGTATACTCCAGGACCCTGCCTGTTCCTCCCTTGACGCTCAGTCTCTGCAGGATATGCAAAATGATATCCTTGGCTCCTGCATGACCTGTCAGCTTTCCTTCCAGGTACACCTTGACCACTCTGGGCATATAAAGGCTGTAGGGCTCTCCCGCCATGGCCAGAGCGACCGAAAGCCCTCCCGCACCCATGGCCAGGGAGCCCACTCCTCCAGCTGTGGGAGTATGACTGTCCGATCCGATGAGGGTCTTGCCGGGCACGGCAAAATTCTCCAGATGCAGTTGATGGCATATTCCAGTGCCTGGAGGGGAAAACACAATTCCGTACCTGGCGGCCACAGTACGCAGGTATCTGTGGTCATCAGGATTTTTAAAACCCATCTGCAGGGTATTGTGATCCACGTAGCTTACTGAAAGCTCGGTCTTTACCCTGGGCAGGTCCAGCGCTTCCCACTGCAGGTAAGCCATGGTGCCTGTAGCGTCCTGGGTAAGTGTCTGATCGATTTTAATCTGGATTTCTTCTCCCGGTGTCAGGCTTCCGGCCACCAGATGCTCTTCAATAATTTTCCGGGTAAGATTCTTGTGCACGTTTATTCCTCCTATGATTCATATCCCAGGCGCAGGCGGTTTATCTTCTTGCGCCTGGTTTCAGCTTCCACCTCCAGCCGCAGGGCTTCCATCTGCATGGAGTGAATTTCATCGTTAAAGAAAACACCTTCACTGGGTTTTTCCTCGGACATGAGCGTTTTTTTGCGCTTAAGGCACATGTCCTTTTGCTGCCTTATCTCTTCCAGTTCAGCATCCAGGCGCTCAATCTCCCTGGATACGGATCCGTTTTCTTGATTTTTGAAAATGTTCATCGCTTTCCTGTGCTTTTTTTGGGGACAAGTTGGTAAATATTTTCCAGAAACCCGGCCAAAGGGCGGCCAGATTGCCGGGATTGCAAAGACATATCCCGGGGAACCTGAATGACAGCAGGCAGTACCCCAGGCTCCAGCAGGGACCAGGGCTTGTCCATGCCGGACTTTTATCATGATGTGCCTGCCTGCTGAAAATGCTCAGGCCTTCATCATCCTGGCTGAACTGGTATCCCAGAAGGACCAGCAGGTCCAAGACCGTTTCCAGGTGAATGCTCTCCCGGGGCAGGAGCAGTCTTACAGGCGCGTCATCTTCCCTGGTAAGGGCCAGGGGGAAGATCAGGGGGGTTATTTCCGGAAAACTACTCAGATCAAAGACCGGTTTATGCCTGGGCTCCCCGTCTCTGGCTGCAATGCCGTTTTCTTCCAGTTCTATATCCAGGCCTGACCTGCGCATGAGGTCCAGGATTTTTTCAGCCCTGGCGCACTTCCTGGGCCAGTTCCCTTTAAGCCGCACCCGGCCTTTACCCATCCTGGCCAGGGCCAGCAGAAAACCCGAAAGAAGGGGATCCAGGGGTATGTCCGCATGATCCTCAAGAACAGGCTGCCCCGGCTGCACGGTTATGGTTCTTTGTCCTTGCTCCTGGGCTCTGATTCTGCAGGCGGCAAAAATTTTCAGGCAGTCCGTGACCTGGACTTCAGCCGCCCGGGGATACTTGATGCGAAGTGGGCTGGAATAAGTAGTTGCCGCCAGCATCAAGGCCCGGACAAACTCCGGGTCTGCATCTTCAGGTATCTCCACTTCTTCCGGAAGATTGCCGCCTGCTTCAAGCTTGGCCGGCAGACTGTAGCTCTGGGGCTCTATGGAACTGAGCCTGGCCCCGAGAGCCGGTGCCAGATTCAGCAGAAAACGCAGGTTCAAGGTTTTGAGCGTGGCCGATCCGGAGAATTTGATCCTGCAGGGATGCCCCAGACCCAGGCAGAAAAAGAAATAAAAATTAAAGGAGCTTTGCCCCAGAAAAAGACTCTGTCCGTCCAGGTCCACATCACCCATTCCCTGCCCAAGAAGGGTGCTGGACCTCCATGACAGTTTTGCCCCGCACTGATTGGCCGCCTTGACCAGCTCCAGGATTTCATCATTGACGTTGAGCCCTTCCAGCATGCACTGCCGGGGGGTAAGTGCCGCCATGGACACCAGGCCCCTGACCAGCTCCAGGTCCAGAGGCCCCGGAAACTCGTGATCAAGCGGCCTTCTGGTGGGATAAAGGCAAAAAGGCTTGTCCCCGTGGGGTCTTTCAGCCTCGAAATACCCCATGCTGTTTAAAAGGGTGAAGGCCTGGCGCACCAGGCTTGGATTGCTGGGCTGCAGCTCCTTTTTCCATACCTGCCAGAGCCTCTTCTCCAGTTCCGGATCGGCGAGACTCTTGTTCTTGTCCTGCCTGTTCCGGGACAGATCTCCCAAAAGCCTGCTGCGTCTGGCGATAAGGGAAGCAAGCTTTTTATCCAGGGCCTGCAGTTCCTGAATAGTTTCCATGGGCCTTTGCTTCATGTCGTTTCCTGTTTCCTGATGATCATAAACGTCTGCGATGCAGGCATGTTTAATACTAATTATGCCCATAAGCAATAGTTGATCCACGGGGATAGAAATCCACCAGACATCCACCGGATGCACCTGCAAAAAGTCCTTTTGCAGGTGCAGAAAAAATGTCCTTGACATATCCTGCCCCTTGACCCTGAGGCAGGGTTTGCATTACCCGGGATAAAATTTTTAAAGGGAGAATAACGTGAAATTACTGGAAGCCCGGAAAATCGACCCCCAGATATCCTTTGACCTGCCCACATATATGGCTCTGGCCCAGACCGGGGACCTTGACGGCCCGGAAGTGGCGGAGATGCTTGGTTACTGGGAACAATGGAGTCCTGCACTGAGCATCTATATCTTCGGCAGAAAAAAAGGTTATCTGGCCGTGTTTATGGACAGGTCAGTGGAGGAAAAAATCGATGAAATCTGGCCGGACTCGCCTTCAAAGGGGTTCAAGCTCCAGGCCCTGGTACAGACCATGATCACTTGCGCCCTGCAGGAACTTATCCCCAGCATAGGCCGTGATCAGTGCGCACCGGTGCCCAAGCCCAACAAGATTATGAAAAGATCCCTGTCCCGGGTAGGGCTGGAATTTTCCAACCAGGGGACTCTCAATTACAAGTATTCCACCCTGACTTTTTATCCTTACAAAAACGGATGTCAGGTCTGCTACCTTGCCCCGACCTGCCCCAAGCTCAATCTCCCTCGTATGGAAGGTCTTTTCAACCCCCCATCATAGTTGTTTCGCCGGAGCAGGTCTTGCTGAAACAATTGCTCAGGCCCCGGTCTAATCCAGGACTTTGAATTCCGCCCGGCGGTTCTGAGCCCAGGCTGACTCATTGGACTCATCCACTAAGGGGTTCTCCTCGCCGTAGCTTATGATCTGCAAGCGATCCGAGGAGACTCCCAGCAGAACCAGGAATTCATAAGCCGCCCTGGCCCTTCTTTCCCCCAGGGCCAGGTTGTATTCCGCCGTACCTCTTTCGTCGGTATGGCCTTCAATGACCAGGCGCAACTCGTCAAACCTTTTCATGTGCTCGGAAATCTTCTGCAGGGCGGAACGGGCATCAGCATCGAGCTCGTAGGAATCAAAGGCAAAATGGATGCGGTTTGCGGTGATTTCCTCCATTGCATCTTGAATCCTGGCTTCAGCATCAACTTCGTCTCTTTCCCGCTCCATGCGCTCTTCCTGAAGCCTTCGCTCCTCCAGGGCCTGCCTTTCCATTTCTTCTTTAAGCCTTTCTTCTTCAAGCCTGGCCTTTTCCTCTTCTGTGAGCTCTTCTGCGGCAGGATCCGTGGGAGCCTCCACTGCCCGCTTGCCGCATCCGGTACCGGCAAACATGATCAGCCCCAGAAGCAGAGCCAGCAGCATGACTGTCCTGTTTTTCATACACTTCTCCCTGTAAATGATGTTGAAGGTTTAATAACCCTAAAAATCCTTTTCCAGACCCCATGCCGGGGCTTTGGCGTTACCTTCCCCGGTGGATATCTCCCTTGGTTCATCACCGTTGCGGGTTGTCAGGTACAGCCTGTACTCCCCGCTGCGGTTGGAGGAAAAGGCCACAAAGTATCCATCCGGGGCAAAAGCCGGATCCTCATCATTGCCCGGACCGGAGGAAATCTGCTTCTCTCGCCCGGTCTCAAGGTCGACAACAAAGATACGGTGCCCGTCCGGTGTTTGCCGGGTAAAGGCCACAAAATCACCTTCCGGACTTATGCTGGGATTGGTATTGTAACGGCCCTCGTAGGAAACCCGCTGTATCTGACCTTTTTCAAAATCATGGACAAAGATATGCGGATTGCCCAGCCTGCCCGAAGCAAAAGCCATCTTTGTGCCGCTGGCGTCAAAGCTTGGTGACACATCAATGGCCCAGTGCTCCATTATAGTCTCATCAACGCCGTAGTCGTCATCAAGCCAGTATATGTCCGGACGACCCATGGGATCCAGGCTGAGCGCCAGCCTGCCCTCCGGCGAAAAAGCAGGTGAAATCACAGTATTTCCAGGCATGGAAAAAACCTCTTCCTCACCCTTTTCCAGGTCCCATATTCCCAGGTGGTGCTCATTGTCCCGCATAAGGGTGAAGGCGATTCTGCTGCCGTCTGGAGACCAGGCAGGGCTGAGGGTTATGCCTCTTAAGTCCGTCAGTCGGGTCAGGTCGTTGCCCTGGGGGGTTACAGACCATATATCCTTGTTTCCGTTTTTTTTGCGCTCAAAAGCAAGCCTGGAACGAAAGAAGTCTCCGTTGCCGGTCAGGTATTCCATAAGTTCTGCGCAAAAGCGCCTGAGCATCAAAGGCACCTGGTCCAAGTCCTGCAGGTCATAGG contains these protein-coding regions:
- a CDS encoding DUF721 domain-containing protein → MEPVNSLLDRFFQRNDPEGRHYLFTRICENWRRIVGGQFADMASPVGRKKHTLILGARDSIIIQELTFQQEELLKRINDFCGVVLFDNLRIELLMGRTPLDIPLVQNTSQKLEPRRPEQLGGLLHAFPEGSSIARCYAKYVEYFNKKT
- the rdgC gene encoding recombination-associated protein RdgC, which produces MGILSSSVSLTRYRIVENVPDELVSEVPQRLKSNAFREIDQTSDERSFGWVCFDDLLDNQWHTASPHKGHYLAFALRLDTRRIPPAVMKKYLRLALEEARREQESRGRKIVTRDHKAEIKDRVKQTLMGKTLPVPAVFDVVWDVSSHLVYLGSVSPKVRQLFEDQFTQSFDLSLEPQTPYFLAASLVKEHEKKMLDEVEASIMA
- a CDS encoding DUF3536 domain-containing protein, encoding MPQYLCIHGHFYQPPRFDPWLEEVLPEASAAPFPDWNQRINRESYDPLGAARILDEHGRIERIVNCYEFINFNFGPTILRWMARHSPSTYHKVLEGDRKSIERFGRGNAMAQIYHHIIMPLTTDEDREVEIQWSIQDFQQRFGRRPEGFWLSETAVSTPDLEALARADIRFTVLAPRQAKAISDSRGNWHEVDEGTLPKDRPYLVKLPSGREVSVFFYDGPVSQAVAFENLLSDGEGFWQRILANHDQKLLSLATDGESYGHHFKFGEMALAWVLNRALQEDSPLSLTNFSSCLDKHPPQQEVRIHEKSSWSCVHGIERWQDDCGCSSGDHPGWNQLWRRPLRRSLNVIRYYVDEHYRHYAGELFSDPRQAMLDYGNCLSGKVERDEFLRRHQARDLDRNQRAVALKFLEMQRMSLASFASCAWFFDDLGRIEPLNALSYGSRALEMLKDLQGPDVEPLVLEVLEEARSNDPAIGDGVTIWKEKVLPRRVRPAHMAVMGACMQDRESSFSFPGLEFSTRKEKNILQLDYSWTCLQEQGQEKFALDQEASLDCRVQTGEGKSLGIRDLDKKLRDLMLLKLDRQHEQKVLSDMIQAASILGRHRESFFETGQKEPIAGRGILSLGMLMHYLFSTEDPDDWSAFWQEVLQNNPYLAFLLKSMLEKELERLCSEKLQMWERAGEMIQRSRKIGIHPDIYHLQNRIWEKGLESWGKNTLKLFDFRS
- a CDS encoding SurA N-terminal domain-containing protein, yielding MLDIMRRNAQSWIVKVLFGVIVIVFVFWGVGSFTEDDRETLAVINGEPISIQEFARAYESTAHSMREQNPGLSREDMRSMQLREQVFNQMVNSKLLVQKASQLGLSVSREQLQQEITSLPAFFDEENRFDPQRYEQVLRSHRLTPSQFERDFRHNLLMEKMEEYVSLPAKPNEHEVQEFFNYVRSQAKIDYKLFEADEFHDKVSITEEQIKEYYQDNQDRFMEPEKIRIAHLELSPDALAGAQRVSSEEVEAYFQSHQSEFEQPEEVKARHILVEVEEDAPELEQEQARERIEQILAELEMGQSFEELAREHSQCPSAAEGGDLGRFGRGEMVEPFEEAAFDLTPGEVSSPVQTRFGWHLIKVEEYVEAASPDLEEVEDEIRRKIGREKAADQIGDYADDVLEIVVAGGSLKEAADSLGLELKETDYFSREQGPEELELPGEALDRLFNLMEGEVTESPIMLDNGYLYAEKTGVREARSLELEKVEDEIVEELTRQKSMEMAEKAAGDKLDKILDEAVEPEELDLVTSEPFDRQGFIPGLGMNPQLAEQAFVQDTGSWLPEVKSTDAGYIVARVNEHIEPDMEQFEQEKDQWMQSYAQMQRQQVFNSYITMLRSRADINMVRPEVLDN
- a CDS encoding aconitate hydratase; protein product: MHKNLTRKIIEEHLVAGSLTPGEEIQIKIDQTLTQDATGTMAYLQWEALDLPRVKTELSVSYVDHNTLQMGFKNPDDHRYLRTVAARYGIVFSPPGTGICHQLHLENFAVPGKTLIGSDSHTPTAGGVGSLAMGAGGLSVALAMAGEPYSLYMPRVVKVYLEGKLTGHAGAKDIILHILQRLSVKGGTGRVLEYTGPGVADLSVPERATITNMGAELGATTSIFPADETARRFLRSMQREGDFSELGPDPEASYDQELFVDLSSIEPMAARPHMPDLGTTVRELEGRKVDQVAIGSCTNSSYADLKITAKILAGRKVSEDTELLISPGSKQVLKMLAAEGLLEPLLDSGARILECACGPCIGMGGSPVSGGVSARTFNRNFEGRSGTQDAGVYLVSPVTAAHTALEGAFTSPEKWGEPQPRPSLPDNVPSIRDQFIFPEDADSREIYRGPNIVPLPQFEPLPQNLDLPVLIKCGDNISTDHILPGGAQVTALRSNIPAISEYIFSRLDEDFVPRAMQAGQGLILGGENYGQGSSREHAALAPRYLGVRVVLVKSFARIHRANLINFGILPLILTNPQDYDRLEQDQAIRVNTTDLVPGGECFLEAGAGDKIKAVNDLTPAELEIIKYGGLLNLVRERKKGKA